A genome region from Triticum aestivum cultivar Chinese Spring chromosome 2B, IWGSC CS RefSeq v2.1, whole genome shotgun sequence includes the following:
- the LOC123042268 gene encoding very-long-chain 3-oxoacyl-CoA reductase 1-like, whose product MAAAVPVWFISLAGLGALYLSAACIRLLAHLALCLRRPIDLRRHYGSWAVVTGPTTGLGRSMAMELARRGISLVLLDLDAANLQSVSAALHEAHPGVETKTVVFDLSLVGSAAGDEAMRQLKEATVGLDVGLLVNNAAVNRPGAMYVHEADVERLARMVLVNLMALTEVTAAVLPGMLERGRGAIVNVGSGSTVAVPSFPLYTVYSATKRYVQHLTRCLSVEYKHRGIDVQCQVPFYVHTGMLSPAIEATMTFPAFVATADAYARDAARWIGHGVLCVPDVSQQLQWFLAGLVPNAVHDWYRLRQHLKHRAILRPKLA is encoded by the coding sequence ATGGCGGCGGCAGTGCCGGTCTGGTTCATCTCCCTGGCCGGACTCGGCGCCCTGTACCTGTCCGCTGCCTGCATCCGTCTCCTCGCCCACCTCGCCCTCTGCCTCCGCCGGCCCATCGACCTCCGCCGCCACTACGGTTCGTGGGCGGTCGTTACCGGCCCAACCACAGGGCTAGGCCGATCCATGGCCATGGAGCTCGCCCGCCGTGGCATCAGCCTCGTCCTCCTCGACCTCGACGCGGCCAACCTGCAATCCGTCTCGGCTGCCCTCCACGAGGCCCACCCCGGAGTGGAGACCAAGACCGTAGTGTTCGACCTCTCTCTCGTCGGATccgccgccggcgacgaggcgatGCGGCAGCTCAAAGAGGCCACAGTGGGGCTGGACGTGGGGCTACTGGTGAACAACGCCGCCGTGAATCGGCCCGGCGCGATGTACGTGCACGAGGCGGACGTGGAGCGGCTGGCAAGGATGGTGCTGGTGAACTTGATGGCGCTCACAGAGGTGACGGCGGCGGTTCTGCCGGGGATGCTGGAGCGGGGAAGGGGCGCCATTGTCAACGTCGGGTCCGGGTCCACGGTGGCCGTGCCTTCCTTCCCGCTCTACACCGTCTACAGCGCCACAAAACGGTACGTGCAGCACCTGACGCGGTGCCTCAGCGTGGAGTACAAGCACAGGGGCATCGACGTGCAGTGCCAGGTCCCGTTCTACGTGCACACCGGCATGCTGTCGCCGGCAATAGAGGCGACCATGACATTCCCGGCGTTCGTGGCGACCGCCGACGCGTACGCCCGGGACGCGGCGCGGTGGATCGGCCACGGCGTGCTCTGCGTGCCCGACGTGTCCCAGCAGCTGCAGTGGTTCCTCGCCGGTCTTGTCCCCAACGCCGTCCACGACTGGTACCGCCTCCGGCAGCATCTAAAGCACAGGGCCATCCTCCGGCCGAAGCTCGCGTGA